The Gemmata palustris genome includes a region encoding these proteins:
- the secY gene encoding preprotein translocase subunit SecY has translation MNWRSICLAAGIASLVGGMVTFSYGGESWLGWTLTIFGATASILGLVPDQLLTIFKIPELRKKIFITLIFLAVYRIGYYVPLPMIDQVKMAEKMADAQRGALGQVLGFVSLFSGGNLSNACIFSLGIMPYISASIIVQLLSSGVVPSLEKLRKEGESGRKKLNEITRYLTVPICIIQAVMVVQTVMKPDMGQDGGMGLAPAGYDSGFELWWFGFTAVITLTAGTVLLMWLGEQIDEYGIGNGISLIIMAGIVARIPDATNSLLIDSTTGKLKESVFTLGGSGADISFEKLIVLAFLFVTVVVGVIAMTKAQRRIPTQSAKHVRGRRVYGGTRQFLPMKVNAAGVMPVIFASTLLILPWFLFNAIYSLSDSSLGWAGTLSTMFQNHRGWLYNFMYVIMIYVFTYFWVAITFNPKEIADNLKDHGSFIPGYRPGKKTADYLERVLMRVTFVGAAFLAIIAIIPNVISSELEIPPQVASFYGGTGLLIVISVALDLVQKINSHLVMRNYPGLTDET, from the coding sequence ATGAATTGGCGCTCCATCTGCCTCGCAGCCGGTATCGCGAGTCTCGTCGGTGGGATGGTCACGTTCTCCTACGGCGGCGAGTCGTGGTTGGGGTGGACGCTCACCATTTTCGGCGCGACCGCCAGCATCCTGGGTCTGGTGCCGGATCAGCTCCTCACCATCTTTAAAATCCCGGAACTGCGGAAGAAGATCTTCATCACCCTGATCTTCCTCGCGGTCTATCGCATCGGCTACTACGTTCCGCTGCCGATGATCGACCAGGTGAAGATGGCCGAGAAGATGGCCGACGCCCAGCGCGGCGCGCTCGGCCAGGTGCTCGGGTTCGTCTCACTGTTCTCCGGCGGTAACCTCAGTAACGCCTGTATCTTCTCGCTCGGCATCATGCCGTACATCTCCGCGTCCATCATCGTGCAGCTCCTGTCGAGCGGCGTGGTGCCTTCGCTGGAGAAGCTCCGTAAAGAGGGCGAGAGCGGGCGGAAGAAACTCAACGAAATCACCCGCTATTTGACGGTACCGATCTGTATTATCCAGGCGGTCATGGTCGTGCAAACGGTCATGAAACCGGACATGGGGCAAGACGGAGGGATGGGGCTGGCGCCCGCCGGCTACGACTCGGGCTTCGAGTTGTGGTGGTTCGGGTTCACCGCCGTCATCACACTGACTGCCGGGACCGTGTTGCTTATGTGGCTCGGCGAGCAGATCGACGAGTACGGGATCGGGAACGGCATCTCGCTCATCATCATGGCCGGTATCGTCGCACGCATCCCGGACGCGACCAACTCGCTCCTGATCGACAGCACGACCGGTAAGCTCAAAGAGTCGGTCTTTACGCTGGGCGGATCAGGGGCGGACATCAGTTTCGAGAAGCTCATTGTTCTCGCGTTCCTGTTCGTCACGGTGGTCGTTGGTGTGATCGCGATGACGAAGGCCCAGCGCCGCATCCCGACCCAGAGTGCCAAGCACGTCCGCGGGCGCCGGGTGTACGGCGGCACGCGACAGTTCCTCCCGATGAAGGTGAACGCGGCCGGCGTCATGCCCGTGATCTTCGCCAGCACGCTGCTCATCCTGCCGTGGTTCCTGTTCAACGCGATTTACAGCTTGTCAGACAGCTCGCTCGGCTGGGCCGGCACGCTCTCGACGATGTTCCAGAACCACCGCGGGTGGCTCTATAACTTCATGTACGTGATTATGATTTACGTCTTCACGTACTTCTGGGTGGCGATCACCTTCAACCCGAAGGAGATCGCGGACAACCTGAAGGACCACGGGAGCTTCATCCCGGGTTACCGGCCCGGGAAGAAGACGGCCGATTACCTCGAGCGGGTGCTGATGCGGGTCACGTTCGTCGGGGCCGCGTTCCTCGCGATCATCGCGATCATCCCGAACGTCATCTCCAGCGAACTGGAGATCCCGCCGCAGGTCGCGAGCTTCTACGGCGGCACCGGTCTGCTCATCGTCATCAGCGTGGCCCTCGACCTGGTGCAGAAGATCAACAGCCACCTCGTCATGCGGAACTACCCCGGCCTCACCGACGAGACGTGA